The nucleotide window ATAAAAAAGATTTCGCGAGGAACTGTTGGAAAAAGGGTAGGAAATTTTGGAGTGCTGGCGAATAGATTAAACGTAATTACTTTCGTCTGGAGTGACCAATTTGATAGGCAACCTATTTTTCACGCGGACAGCGACGGCGCCACCCCTTCGTCATCTTTCAACGGCTTGGCATCGTTTCGTCGCCGTCGGCGTCATTGCCATGCTTTTGACGAGCGGTTGCAGCGCCCGCCCGGCGGCAACGCCAACCTCCGCCGATCCAACCGCTGGCGCCGCGACAAACTCTCCGGCCCCAGCTTCGTCCGGCGCATCTGCGCCCGCCACATCACTCGCCCCATCCGCAACCGCCGCATCCGCGCCTGCGGAAACCGTATCGACGGCATCACCGGTCGCCGCCTCGCTGGCAGCGTCTCCGGCGGGCGCCCTTCCCTCCGGTGCGCCGGTCTCCGAGGAAAACCGGAAAAAAGCCATCGAATTATACGATAAGGGTTACTACGCCTTTGATGTGGAACATGGTCCGAACCGGCTAAAAAAAGCCATCTCCCTGTACGACCAGGCGCTGGCCCTTGACCCGAACTGCTACCAGGCCTACACGGGCAAGGGCATCGCCGTGGCCTTCATGGGCAACCTCGATGAAGCGCTCCGACTGCTCGATCGCGCCATCGCCATCCGGCCCGATTACGGCTTTGCTTACTACAACCGGGGCCTCGCCCTGAAATACCACGGCCGTTTCGATGATGCCCTCCTCTG belongs to Heliomicrobium undosum and includes:
- a CDS encoding tetratricopeptide repeat protein, which gives rise to MIGNLFFTRTATAPPLRHLSTAWHRFVAVGVIAMLLTSGCSARPAATPTSADPTAGAATNSPAPASSGASAPATSLAPSATAASAPAETVSTASPVAASLAASPAGALPSGAPVSEENRKKAIELYDKGYYAFDVEHGPNRLKKAISLYDQALALDPNCYQAYTGKGIAVAFMGNLDEALRLLDRAIAIRPDYGFAYYNRGLALKYHGRFDDALLWFDRSLAYDRDNAWTYFGMAAIYDAKENTRACMDNLAKAIEIMPYCKVTAREKIEEDFSHVKALPEFKKLIAE